The window CCTTCTTGATTCTATGGGAAACATCAGCCGGTGGAATGGCCCAAACCGAATACGAGTACAACCTCCGGCAACTTTCCCTCTTCCCGTCTACCACCACTATCGCATCTTCATCTTTATCTGAGCAAGTATTCTCTATGCTCTTAAGCTTGTGGCTGCGTCCCATGACCGAAACTATGCTATTCACATAAACAATAATACTATCTTTATCTTCTGTTTCAATGGGAATATGCTTAAGCTTTTTGGTACAAAGATTAAAGAAAACTACGTGTCCATCACTGTCAAGTGTCAACCATAAGACACTCATCGCCCCACAACGCCACAGGTCCACACCTACGTATCTGATCATCTGTGCCCTCAATGGTCAAGTGTTTTGTCCAAGCACCCTTAAAGTCATCATCCATCACCCACATTTCATAAGGTTCAGGATATCGACGACGGTCCACACTAAGGGCAAAAAAAGCAACTGATTCATTCCAAACAGTAAGCTTCAAATAGAGGTGATCCGACCGGACAAACTGTTGGAGCTCAGATGGTAAGGGTATACCGTGAAATACCTCACGACTTGTATCGAAGGAAATGATCAATATCCCATTCGCATGGAATCGATGCTCAACTGCGTCAAATGGAAATAATTCCTTATCTTGCTCAATTCCCAGCCAATAACACATTCCCTTGAAGGACATCTGGAAATCCTTAGGCCAAAACAAAGTAGTTTCGATTTCTAAAGAATCTGTGTTGATCTCTTCCCAAAAATCACAACCCATGGTGTATACTACTGCTCTGTGCCGACTAAGAAATCTCCGGCGGTTTTCATATCCCTCTTGAaaataagtagtaaaggtcacAACTTTGTACTCGTTAGACATGGGATCATAGCCAAATCCAGTATGAAAACCAGTTTCGAGATGGTCTTGCCCATCGTAATCATCCGGCTGGTGCAAGGGCCACATTGGAAGGCATGGCTCATCAGGAATACGATTGAATTCTCCAATTCCGGGATTGCATAAAACTAGGCCACTCTCACTAGATAGTAAAACAATGCCATTGCAGTGGCCGTGGATACGAAATTGTTGTTCCGGCACTCCGATATTTTGAATCAAAGATTGAGGAATAATGATGTCCTGGACACCAACAAGAGAGCAGCTATTGCTATGCTCGTCATCAGTATTATCATCGTCTCTGCAAAACTCAAGAATTGATAATACTTCTTCAGTCTCCCCCTTCTTAGTGGTGCTGTTACACTTGGggttctcctcctcctcctcctcatgctGCCGCTGCACTACTAATCGCGCCAAAAAGACGTGGAGAGTGGTGAGATTGTTGTTCGCGGAGTTGGAGAGGTGATTTGACACGAAACCCGGATTGTTGATGAGAGCAGACCACCATTTAGAGACACATTTGAATCGCATCAGAGTTTTGGGAGGCAGAGTTAGTAGGATTTTCACCAACATATCTTGTCCCATTTTCATTTTGCCGCTGCAACACTCCTCGCGCTCTCCCTCTAACGATAAACAACAAATTATGAAGACTTTTTAATTAAGATTTCTAAGAAGAAAAAATCACAAACAGTAAACTGATTCAGATTTTAGATCAAATCTTTGATTAATTCTCGGAAGCAAGGTCCAATTACATACGTCCTGATCTGCGTGTGTGCATATCATCACCACAGAAACTGATTAGGATTAGTAAGTaaagattttaattaattgttgcaGAAATTACCGGAGACGAAAGAGACCCCCGCCGGAGAAGGAGTCGATGGAGGCCGCACTGCTGGTTTTGTGTTCTGCTCTACAACCTCTAACTCAAAAGTTGGGCCCACCTAATATCATCCATTGCTTTCTTTGTGGGCCTCGTGGAACATGTTATTTGATTTTAGCCGAGTTCAGTTCTTCTGTCACATCGTGTCAACATGGCATAATGTGGATTATGCCTTGATTTAGCCTGCATTATACTGTAAAGATAcattatttgaaagaaaaaaaaaagtatagtATTTGCATTTCTTAGAGTAGATATGAATCATGTCAATTTTAATGTATTGAGATATGCATTCATTGTATCTATATTTTgagtaaatatcagtttactaccttcaagtttcatggttttcaacatttggtacatgaagcttttttcatcccagagtcatatctaaagtgttaattttgggacagtctcatacatctgttagtcaaactgttaactCTGCctttaactgatgatgtggcgccTATGTGGATAACAACtggacgccacgtgtcattaagggaTCCACGTGAAAAAAAACATACATCATCAATCTTGTcataacaaagaaaacatttgaAGTTGCAACTTATAGTAGAAAGAAACATACATCATCAATCTTGTCATAacaacttaacaaataaaagaaaaagtaccTATTCAAGTTGTGCCCTTCGATCcttaatggaattgaaatattttgttatttcttCTAAATCAATCTTTTCGGCAAGCTCTTTTTCAATGTACACAACCATTGAATATGCCAGAAATTCACTCTCCATCTTGTTGCGACATCTTGTTTTAATAAGCCAGAAAAATCTTGCGACGTCTTGTTTTAATAAGCCAAAAAAATCAACAAGTTTTCTCACTTGTATTGTATGTTTGGTTTCTGTGAACTGCAGTGCAGAGACAAGAGGTCGAGATGGGACAAAGGCTTTTTTGAAAATCAGAAAGTGAAAGAGGGTCACTGTGTTGTACCCCACAAGtcgaaataaaataataaactagtCTACTCCTAGGAAacctaaattaataaaatattaaatttactttttaaaacCGGATGAGATGATTACTCTACTCCTAAACTAATCACTATACTACTCCCTAGAAactaatcaaataaaaagacTTAATGGGACGTGTCTGCCAGTTTGTGTATACGAtttgaaatataataataataaaatttgatattgattaaagtaaataatttatttaatatttattaaccCTTACTTTTTCTAAAAGTAGTCATATTGTTCAGAACTTTTACTTATTAGGTGGGctataacaattaaaattaataaaataatctaAATTATCAGTATTTTTAACCTTAAACAACTAAAACTCTCCCTATGCTAGCTAGAGCCCACTCTAGCCCTGTTACTAGCTTCGCCGTTGCGCCTAACCAAGCTTGTCTTGTCTTGTCCGCCTAACGGAGCTCGTCTTGTCGTGTTTGCCTAACGGAGCTTGTCTTGTCTTGTCCACCTAACGAAGCTTGCATCCGCATCTGCTTGTTGGCAAACTCATGATGTGTACCGCCATGAGTTTGATGGGGGGTGTTGGAATTTAGGattattttattgttagaaTTTGGGCTTAGCCCGTTAGTATTAGGGTTTCGTTTTCTTGCGTATTAGGGTTAGGTTAGTTCTCTATATATGTGATGCTTTGTAGTTCGTAGAACAAGCAAGTCATTCACAATGTAGCCTTTACGGTTTTGTAGCCGTTTCGGCATTCtcgtttgtttaataatattcttattttGTTAGTCTTGTTCATGGCGCACTTTGATATTTAACTCTTGTAAATGTCATTAGCACACAGTTCGTGTCCTTGTATCTCACTTATCAAAAGGGTCATTAAAAATTCTAACACCTTTTCCTTAATTTATAGTAGCTTTGATTTAAGCATCACAAAtatacaaatttaaaattaatttcaagCATCAAAAGATACATGAAAATATACTTTTGATTATATAAATACAGTACAGAGACATTCATATATCAATTAGTTGCACGCTTTAAACGAATTGAAAATCTCATTAATAGACAAAATTCGTCTCTCATGTATTTGGATGTAATTGGACGGGTTTTAAGCCACTTAGCCTCTACTCTTCAACATGCATGTCAAATTAGACTCTCTCCGATACATCACATTAAAATGTCATGGCAAATAAAGAGTTGCAATTAATATGCATTGCCATATGTAAAAAGTATAATGTAAAACGCACCAGACGTCAATTTCTAAGTAATAGTACTTCAAATATGTTTAGTATTCAAAATATGCCTCGGCAATGATCTTGTGTAACTTTTCTCTCAAGACATATGCGTCCTTCTCAATGAATTCATCGTTCATGGTGGACCgtcattttaattttctatgttCACTTCCATGGTATCATTCCACCACCAGAGAAGAAACACGTAATCACAATCAACCAGACATTATATTatcttttgaagtaatattttgacgtaatatttctaaaaatttgtaACTTCACACATACCCCCACATAGGTATTGGAATCTCTTTAAAACATAATATCATGATATAACAATAATTTCTCAAATTAATTTGCATATTAAATGCTCAAGATTAATTCTTATTTAACACAAAATTCATAAGCGCGTTAACTCTCTATTATAAATATCAACATTAATCGGCATAAAACTCCGtagacaaaaataataataataataataactcaATCAATGAGAAATAAAAGGAAACCCACATTAAAGCTATTTAATCAGAATATTAATATGTGGAATCATTACTTTAATGCTCTTTAAAACTCAATCATAAAATtccatgattttgtttttctccATGCTAGTCTAAGTCGAAACCAAAGAAGAAAGTTGGGATTCCATTATAAAATCAAGGGTTATTTTGGTTCCAATCCCTAATCAACCTAATTGTTAGATTGAAACCTTgcttgtttaaatattttgatcgagGTCTTTAGCCtcatttaagagatttaactcatgcatttatgcatttaatgtcccccaaattatgaaatttaaataatatttttaaactataataaatacttaaaaatcaattttagagtaatattgttcttcacaaaaattatagcaaaaaaataatgtaccagcataattatttacatattttaaaagataactattgatatattttaaaacataaaataaatacatataattagcatgggtacatttagcaaaattaaaaatgggtagaaatacaaatacaagtttaaaaaatatgggcacaaaaatgaattaatatatgggtacatattaaaactgaaaagaaaattggtacaaattaaaaaaaaaaaaaaaggcattgcaaattaaaaaatgggtacaaactaaaaataaaaatatatgataaaaaatttagccataaatataaatataacaaatataacgtttctaacactaaatgaatatatttagaaataaaaatatcatgttattgaaataattaatgatgtttattaaaatataaggacattgatcaaaaattgaaaaggaataaggttttaatcaatggagtaggaaaaatagggatgaGAACCGAATTTTTCCTAAAATCAATTAGCTATATGGGGAggagcccaacctcttataagctcatgcaatgTCCCTCATCCCATTAATGTGGCactcattctcaacatgccCCCTCACATGTGGCGAATTTACGAGCCTAACAAGTGGACAACACAATGGGGTTGACGTGAAACAcatgtggccgtttggcttcacacatgggacaaccttgctctgatatcatgaagaaatttggggttccaccataaaatcaattgacaatatgggggagtagcccaacctttTATAAGACCATGCAAagtccctcctcccatcaatgtgggactcattctcaacaagcAAACGACATATCTccttaccaaattaattcaattcatttttatactaaaatatTGTCCTACATgagctgtgacatcccacatcgcccagaggagtgatccttatattaTATttccatccttacctagcacgaggccttttgggagctcactggcttcgggttccgtaggaactccgaagttaagcgagtagcgcgcgagagcattcccaggatgggtgatccatcgggaagttctcgtgtgagttcccaaaaacaaaaccgtgagggcgtggtcggggtccaaagcggacaatatcgtgctacggtggtagagcgggcccgggaagtggtcccccccgggccgggatgtgacaatttggtatcagagcctaaccctggtcgtggtgtgtcgatgaggacgtcgggcccctaaggggggtggattgtgacatcccacatcgcccaggggagtgatccttatatgtatattcccatccttacctagcacgaggccttttgggagttcactggttttgggttccgtaggaactccgaagttaagcgagtagcgcgcgagagcattcccaggatgggtgacccatcgggaagttctcgtgtgagttcccaaaaacaaaaccgtgagggcatggtcggggcccaaagcggacaatatcgtgctacagtgatggagcgggcccgggaagtggtcccccccgggccgggatgtgacatgagcTCATTTAACATTCTCATAAGGAGAGATGCAAGCACTTAGAATTATGCATCTGATTAAGGACAACAGTATTTCTGATATTGTGTTTACATGCACAAGGAAAGTTAGAgcaaaatttcattttgttattttatcaaATGACAACTACTTAGAAATTAACTCAGCAGAAATTACATGCCCTATTAATAAAGTTCATATGCTGAGTAAATTAGATAAGTGAAAACCATAAAATTATAGAGTACTCAATAATCAAATgacataattttcttttaccaAAACAGCTAAAGAGTACTTCCCTGTATGTCTCACAATTCCAATTCACAATTCTTATCATCTCATCTTCATACTTCCTTGTCATATATCCATAATTCTTTGTCATCATCTGCAAATAGACCTCTGTACACGAGATTTTTCTAAACCCCACAATTTGAATGATGTTCTGAAGTTCATTTGGAAAAAATTCATCAGTGATGACGTCTACTAGATTAAGGATAAATTCATATAACTAATAATTTAGTTGAAAGCAAAATAACTCCACCAAAATATTTAGAGTGATGTTATTCTCACCCGAATGTCTTATCTTCCCACCCaccttttaatgaattttttaattacaaatttttcCATTTGCAAAAAGACTGATAAAGacattaattatcttgttttgcttaattttaaaaaaataaaaagaagttgGGAGTGGAAGACGATTTGTCTACCTTAAACCCTAATTCACATTTTCATCTTCTTTCATTcagagaaagtaaaaaaatatcaatggaCTTAGAAGATGACTTTTTTATTGAACAGGTGGAAGATGACACTTCTACGGAATGGGTAGAAGATTATGTTTCCATTGAAAAtgtagaagaataatttgtgtgtaggtcatttgaatttgtccatcatatttttgaatttgttgttgtcgaattcttttgaatttggataTCTCTGTCGTTTCCATTTGAATTTGCATACCTTAGTGGTTTTCATTTACatattatttgttatattttctAAGAGAATTTTATAAGTTcatatttatgtatatattaaaggttattttgggaataatagtgggtgaggaaataacattttaattttttaactttttaaggtgGGTGACATTATAACGTGGGTGAGAAAATAAGACAATGAGGTGGGTCTAGTAGCTCTCAATATTTATAGCAAAAATGTCATTGCCATGAACAAATTGTGATCATGTTGAAATTTGCACAATATCAGATATagctaaaaattaataaataatacacAAGTTGATGTAACTTAATGAATAAAAGAAAGCTCCACAATTTAAAATGTCATTAATTTTAAGAACAATACTTGACTACTTAAAGATACGTAGGAATTcatactcaaaactcttagtgttttaatcacaaaactcttagtgttttaatcacAGAGTTTGGTCCATATGATAAGAACCGgttcatactatgaatcacattggaaagatcatctctgcaaaaaataaattaaaactaaggttatttagtcaatctattgtgccaaatacatagacggttcgTAATACTTTTACTAattccgttcatttgtttttaaacagtttgatgactaaacgactttagttttaattgattttttgtagagacGATCTTTATAGGgcgatttataatataaaatgttttgattataaacacgaaattcTATAAATTGATAGCGAacaattttaaaacttttttagtaggagttcctactcatctttgagtagccaagtaatgttttaattttaatatgaaTATTCCTCACAAAGGACTCTCCTATAACCCCCACAATTTGAATGATCTCCTAGAATTCACTCGACCAAACTCTTAGTGATGCATGAA of the Pyrus communis chromosome 1, drPyrComm1.1, whole genome shotgun sequence genome contains:
- the LOC137740880 gene encoding putative F-box protein At3g52320, giving the protein MKMGQDMLVKILLTLPPKTLMRFKCVSKWWSALINNPGFVSNHLSNSANNNLTTLHVFLARLVVQRQHEEEEEENPKCNSTTKKGETEEVLSILEFCRDDDNTDDEHSNSCSLVGVQDIIIPQSLIQNIGVPEQQFRIHGHCNGIVLLSSESGLVLCNPGIGEFNRIPDEPCLPMWPLHQPDDYDGQDHLETGFHTGFGYDPMSNEYKVVTFTTYFQEGYENRRRFLSRHRAVVYTMGCDFWEEINTDSLEIETTLFWPKDFQMSFKGMCYWLGIEQDKELFPFDAVEHRFHANGILIISFDTSREVFHGIPLPSELQQFVRSDHLYLKLTVWNESVAFFALSVDRRRYPEPYEMWVMDDDFKGAWTKHLTIEGTDDQIRRCGPVALWGDECLMVDT